The window ACCAATAAAAGTGTTAGAGCATAGTATCACAAACAAGAGACTCTCATAAACAACCTAACATATATAACAACATTAACAACATACAAAATGATTAGTTGCATTCCTGCCAAGACaagaacaaaaatatacaaagCAGTAACGATGAATCACAATAAAAGACACACAAGACAAATGAAAGTTGCTCTGAAAGGAGATGACTCACATCACAAATGTGTAACACACGACATCTAACATACCTAACTCCTTCTTGCACTCCTTGAGCAAGTCAACCTCTTGCATTGTTCTAATTTTCTACTATTTGCCCAAAATGTCTGGACACTAACCATGCACAAATGCTTAAAAACTAGCTACTAGCCATATAATGAAGCAAAAAACAACAAGAATcttaaatgatactccctccgtcccatgttactcgcacttttcattttaggccgtaaatttgggattgactttttagtgtaattaaattagaattttaagtgtaatgagacATCACTTAATAAATGAGCTCTTAACTtaatctattaattaaatgcattaattctaacttaaactataaatagtgtaagGAATTTGTGACGAGCCGAAAAGCAACAGTGCAAGTAACATGGCCacatgggacagagggagtactatatttagaaggaaaaatattactacaatGAATCAATTAAGGATATGTAATATCAGTGTCTTCGAATAGAGTTATTGACTTACTCtagtttaaataattacattGTACATCATTATAAAATACCTCTATTAAAGAGGATTACTATATAATGAGAATAAACCTGTAAAGTAAATAACCTTGTTTGTCGATGGTGTCAACGCCGATTAACATGGTATCaagagtaaatttttttttattcaaatcatCTATACCTTTTCCGACCCTTTTGAAGCCAAAACTTGTGAAAACAACCAacaaaaacatgtcaaaatccGAAGAACACAAACCAATTGTTACTTGTATAATCGAAAGAGTTTGCGAGGCAATTTGCAAATTTCATGCGCAATAGTTTGGCCATGGCAAACCCAAGATCACTGTCTCCACCAGGTATCATAGTCGATACCAAGTTATTAGATCTCGAGTTCAAATTGAACGGCTAGAATTACTCGTTGTGGGTTGTAGTGATGGAGAAAGCCATCATCAGCAAGGGAATGGATCTCCCACATCACCGGGGACCATCTCCCCCATCAAGGACAGATCCGACCTTTGCATGGTGGCAACAGACGGATCATTATGTCTATACTCTATACGTGGTTGGTTCAAAACATTGAAGCAAAACTCGTATGATGAGTATCTCAACCGCAACAATCAAACACTTGTGGAAGAGTCTGATTGCAACGTACTCCAGTGATGGAGATAAGATCCTAGGTCTACAAGCGAGCACCCTGAAATAGAGGGTAGAGTCATTAGAGGAAATCTGGACCCTGTTATAGGAGATATGGGTCGCAATTGATCAGAAAGTAGGAGTTACATTTTCAGCCGATGAAGGTTCCTCCATGCAAGGTGTCCTTGGTTTTTATTTGGGCTCTCTCCCATTATCCACTTATTGGTTGACCCACAAAACAAATTCAGTAAAATAGGAATTTttcatacttttttttctatttcctctTAATCTTTAAACTAAAGGGCCAACTGGCGTTCTACTTTCATTACGAACGTGTATCACACCAGGATCCGTTGCTCAAATTGAATAACGCCAATGCTATAGGAGTTTCCGGATTATGTCAAATAAGAATAGTAGTACCAAATTGCAGCACCTTTTTTTGTaatcaaaaatggaaaatttctCTTCCAGCTTTCTTAGTGCCTCCGTTCGCTACCGAGGAAGATCCCTGTCTTGTCGATGGGGGAGAGCAGCATGAGGAAGGAATATGGTTTGGTAGGTGATCGATGAGGAAGATGTATCACACCAGGATCCGAGTGCTTGCAATGTTTGGATGGTGAAACTAGAGAACTTTGAGCGTGGATGAAGAGAACAGCTGCCAAAGGCCAGGAGAAAGAGCGGTGGGTGATCGATGTGGGGGGATGAGAGAATTGCTTCTCGTCTACAAGTGAGAGTCGTATGAGTGAGACGATACGAAAGAAAATAGGTCCAACTTGGAGAAATTTGCAGTGTTCTGTGTAAATAGCATGACTATTACGACTAACCAAGTAGGATTAATATCTCATCGAAAAATGATATGGTCAGGTTGGGAACactaaatttatgattttgtagACCAATTTTTAACTTAATGTGAAATATCATAAACTTAAAGTTTATGATGAGTCTAAATTTATTGCCATCTTGCGTTTTGTCACGGCTtagcttttaatttctttttagtaaaagcgGAGTTcttgttttaaataaaatactccattgTCAATGAATAATAGTTCCTtatgatatgaattttaaaatataactagtaaaaatgaataaagtacgatacaaatgataaaaaaattactagaaaattctataaataaatgtcagattaatttgaatagatgtatcaaaattaaaatgtaaaattaatataatagtaatgaATGATGTAAGTAATTCTTCCTCCGTCGTATCACATGTACACATTTCTTGACCGTAATAgtggtagagagaaaaaggaggagaaatgataaagtaacaTAGATAGAATATTGTTTTTTGACcgtaaaagaaaatgttgtaCCTGTAGTGGAACGATCCAAAAAAGAACATGTCTCACTTATGGTGAGATGGAAGGAGCTCTCTAGTgttgataaagaaaaaatgagtgaaacatttttattcGGCCCTTGTTTTGCGAAGATggtaaaaatagttaaagttgagagaaagtaaaataagtgagagaataatatagaagataGTCGCATGTACTTTATTCGCctacttactttattttttttttcgttttaactgtttattactccatccgtcccacaataagagtccaGTTTTGTCATTTCGATTCGTCCTACAATAAGAgtcctatttcttttttaccataaatagtaaacatgccccacattccaccaacttactTCACccaattttgttataaaattaatatatataagtgcgAGTCATATTCTACTTACTtattcatttcacttttatttatatttcttaaaatccgtgctacaaataaatatgactcctattataggacggagagcgtattattttcataaaaaaatggcCGAATAGAAAAGTCACAAACGGAGGGAGGACAAAAGTCCTGCTTTCACAAGTTttagagcattcacaataGTGGACTAGCCGCTAGTCCGCTGCGACCGGCTAGCGGGTGACGGACGAGCTCGACGGAAAACCTCTTGTCCGTTGGATACGACATTAGTCCGTGCTAGTCCGTATTGTGGGCTCCTGACAGACTAGCACACAGACTAAcaattttttcgattttttttttaaattatgcatgtttttttttaatttatacaaaatagTTGCATTTTTCCGTattcgtgttgacattttaatttcgtatttgtgaatttgtggtTTTGTTTGTTGGGATGTTCTAGTGCTTAGTGCTTGTCCACTATTGTGCAGTGAGATATCCTAATAATATGGCAGTGCAGTGACTCGTCCTAGTGACGTGGTAGAAGGTGTTTTTGGCTAGTCCGCCGGATATCTGCCCTATATTGCAGGAGATCGTAGTGCACTAAATTCCTGGGTAGACATTTTAAAGAGCAAATGACCATCTCCCTCCCAAATTCACCTTAAACCCTATTCTTCTGCACACTCTCACCTCTCTACATCTACTCTACTCTTCCACCTCCGGTGCCGCATTTTAGCTTCCGATTTTCTTCAAtcagaggcggcggcggcgggaaTGGCGACCAGTAACCACTGGCGAATGGCCGGTATGGAGGTCCCGCTGCTCAGCACTGACTCAATCGAATGGCGTCAACTCTCCGTTCCTTCCACATCTACATATACGCCCAACAACGACAACTCTATTGCCAAAGACTTCGCCTCTTCCTGCGCCGTTGGAAATCCTCCTTCCTATTTCATCTGGTACTGCAATTAACCCACTCTCTCTCGAGCACTGCTGCTTTTGTCAATGTGACATAGGTTTATGCATTCAACTACGATTTTGGTTTATTGCTGTTATTTATCCATCGCATTTTTGCAGTGTTTCTTATTCTTTGACTTTGTATTGCAGGAAAACCAGTAGGAGTAAGGCACACGTGCTGGAGATTCTACAACTTAAAGATACACCAACTATAGGGCTGCGCCTTGTATTTCCTGATTCTCTTTTTCCGTTTGCTTTCATCTGCAAATCACGCGAGGTGTGCTTGGCTTGGAATTGACTACTTAATCTTCCACACTTCCTTAGTATATGGCTATGCCATTAATACTGTCTTTTGCATGTAGACCAATGTTGCTTCTGGAGATTGTTTGGTGCTCTATGCTTTGACGATCTCAGGAGTTGCTTACGCCATCAGATTGAAGAGCAATTTTGACTATGGAACTTCTTCTTTTGTCCCCGCTAGTGAGGTTCTCGAATATAATATACACGTCCAACCTCATAGCGGGACAATAACCGCTGTTGCAGCATCAGAAGGATGCTTGCTCATCGGAAGGAGTGATGGATCTATTAGCTGCTTTCAGCTTGGCATACTTGATCCCAGTACTCCAGGTCCATAAGTTATATGCTTTTAAATGTTTGCTCAAGACATGTATTTGCCACTCTCCTGCtgctataaaaaaattatggatcAGTTGATTCTCTTGTATCTGatactttcttctttctttgtgATATACATTTGCAAGTAAAAGTTGATGATTGCATGGTACCTATACCAAATTATTAGACGTTCCGTAAAGTTAACTTCATTACATTTTGGTGTGGTGCTTTGCATTTCCAACGTTCTCAAAGTTCGCATTTCTAAATGAATTGCATGGCGTAGAGTGTGGATTCCGTTGCGTGTTGTTTAATTGATGAATCACTCttaattgttattttcctGATGTTTCTTATGATATAATTTGCAGGCTTTGTGTCTGAATTGCGAGACGATGCTGGATTTGGTCGGTTGTGGGGCATATTGTCAAGGTATACTTTGCttctaaaaaatgaagtttcaTTCTGTCACTATCTTTACCTTTTAATGCTCTGCGCGTTTTATTTCACATCAGAAAGGTcttcatcaattttattcaGAATCTAGGTCTTAAATAAgcacttgtttttttttcatgaagaaagagagatgaacCTGGTGAAGAGGCTTTCTTTTAGTAGAACAAGTCCTGTTAGTTTTAGGTCTTCTTTCAGTTATTAGGagaatcacattttcatttagttATTAGTCACTATGGCTACATTTCCTCTGAAATTCTTTTCTATAAAAATCATAGTTGGTATCTTTCCCGAGAAACTTcttgatgcttttttgtgcTGATGGAAATATTATGTTTGCTTTTCAGCTTTTCTAATAAATTTTACTCCATGAGTTAAATCAAAGGTAGAAACATGATGCCAAGGGgaatttttctctatattcATCTACTAATCAAAGCACCTATATATACACAAGAGTCCTTTGAACTAGTAAAGCACTAAGTCACTAACTTGCTCTACAATTTATACCATATACTATTAAGTTATAAACTTCAATTTTaacattatgaaaaatatgctTTGTCAAATTAAGACTTATAATCTGCTTGACATCTCCTAAGAATATGTGCACCTGAAATTCGTTCTGCAGTGAGACACTAAGTTGTGACCACTGACCTGTGGATTCTTTTTATCTCTGTTTGCATTAGTTTAAGATGGTGTCTTCAGCATCATAGGCTGGTGACCAAGACAGTAAATGTTGACCCAACCTGCTTACAAACTGCTGCTCTCCATTTCTCCCCTCATCTCTCTTGAAAACACGCATTCTCTCCGTAATGAATTAATCTCCTTTATTTTCAACAAGTAATTATGGATTAACTTAATGCTTTGAACAAACTGAAGCCAGTCATATATGGTACTGAGTGTAGACTCATAACGCAGCCTTTTTATTTTcaccaaaaattgaaaatgtagATACTTTGAACTACTGAGTTAGGCATATCTACAGTACTAGGTCCACCCTCATAAAGTGGCCTTTCTTAACAAGATACATGTAAAGCTGTCAATTTCTCAAATGAACCTTCTGTTTTACTTTACAGACCTTATGCCTCAGCTTTTAGTTTCTCGTGATGGTAATCCCATATTAGAACTCAAAACATGAAGGTctatattaatgaaaaaagtgTTTCGTAAACCAACCTGGCAACCTATAGGTTTTTATGTGAAGAGGAGTTTCCAGAGCTTCCTGCGATTAAGaagttatatattttgtttgggaAATTGTATATTATGAATTCCGAAATGTCAATGTTAAAATTGATATGGAGAGTTTAAATCCTGCAGATTGTCTGAAGCCTCTCCTTCCCTTTTTGCTCCCCTACAAATTGCTCCTAGATCTGTTTAATTATGGAGCACAAAACTGAAGTTAATgtaatccaaaaaataaagctTGCTGGTGAAGACCAGTCAGATGGAAAGTTTTCTCTTATGGAAAACTCTTATATGATTGATTAGAAATAGGGCCGTGTTAAGGCTTTAAGCTAACTATGACATGTACTGGTTAAACATCTAATCTGAGTTACTTATAGATAGTCACTGGCTCACTGCTTGGTGGGCTGCgatgttgacataattatgaGCTGGCTGATTTCCTGCTTTTTTAACATTGTGCTCCAACCAATAGAAAAAAGATATCTGGCTCCACATGTTTGGAGATGTGGATGAacttttagtaatttaaacTTAGGCAACACAGTGACATAAGAGTTCAGCCTACGAGGAAAAGACTTAGCCcattttttgattaattgtgAATATGGTACACTATAGAGTGGGAACAGAGAAGGGAACTagtaattcaattttttgtttagaaTCTTTTGATTAGTTTTCCTTGAGTCGAATTTTTTCTTATGATTGGCTTGTTAACTTGTTGTACTACATTATAATATATGGGTTTGTAAAAACTtacatcattattattttattgttgaaCTTAATGTCAGAAATGCAGTTCCATATGTACTCCAGGGACATAAAAACCTGTGCCAGAGGCAACCACTCCTTTATAGAATAATGCTTTTTGCTCTATCTTGTCTTCTCTTAGtttcttgtgatttttatttctcataCTATTTCATGAATATTTTTCGTGTAGGAGCCCTAACTTGGCTGCTGTAGTGGATTTAGTGGTTTCAGAGGTAAACCAGAGAAAGCTTCTCTTTGTGCTTCATTCCGATGGTAGTTTTCGGGTATGGGACCTTCTTAGCCGCAGTAAACTTTTCAGTCATGCCATGCCAGTTCCAGCAAGTACAGGCAAGGATCCGACCTTTACTTTTATTTCCTAATTTCAGCTTGGTTTATTATTATGACTTTGTTGATGTTTCCATGCATGGTATAAAACTATAGCATTCATTGATCATTATAACATGCATCATAGTTTTGCTTTATCCTTTTAGACATATTGTGGAGACTTAGATGCAGGCACCAGTTTTATTACTTGCTATAGAGTTTGCATATTTGCCTCACTAGTCTAATTATTCAAAGCCATATTTCTAAGAACCATTTCttgaattgtttatttttttatgatccGTTTATTCCTAATGCGCGTTTCATTCATCTAATACTTCCAGGTGCATTTGTTAGGTTGTGGGTGGGCGAAGCGAATATAGTCACATGGGTAATCCCTTTGGCAATGCTTCACGGACAAAATTTGGTATGTGACAGTTAAAGAAGcacctttctttttcttggcaTATAAATAAACCTGTCAAATACCAATTATATTCTATTTGTTCTTATTATGTCACTCCTGATCTGTTCTCTGACGTTTTCCTGCTTTCTACTCTGAACTTTATGCTCACAAAGTTAAGTATTTCCTGGTTACCTCATCTGACTTAGAAAATTTTCTGGTAAAATCTGTAAgcaaaccatataaaaataacaacttgATGATCACAAACATTTCTAGGACATGGATAATATCAGATTTGTGGATTAATACTTGTTCATGTGGAAAAAGCTTGATATGGTGACTCAAAATATCTGATTTGGTACCgatgttttttttaagttgGTCACAACTCACATTATATGGAAAAGCTAGATACCTTAATGTGGTTCCTCAATATAAGTTACATTATACTTGAGGCCATACAGAAAGGATCTTGAATAGAACAATTTGGGTTTCTTTAGGTTAGTCTGTCCAACTTGATGTTTtactactccctttgtcccattaaGCTTGGCAacactttccattttggggTTTCCCATTTGTAATGGCCCAAACCCAAAGTGGAAACAAAAAGGTCCTATTTTCCCcttttagtatttaaattatgctatttaaattttcaataatacaTCAAGTAAGTGGATCCATATCACTTTATTCCTTAACAAAGCATTCCTTAGTCTGATATTTCACACTAGATGCATCTTTTTGGTTGTGTAGAGGATGATTGTTGCTTGTTTaggaaaaaatgaattattcttttcttgttaTAGTTTATCTGATATTAGTGGGTGAATTTGTTTATGGAATGATTAATTAGACTGGGTGATTTGTAGAATTTCTTTTGCACTTGAGTCATGCATGCAACAGTCCTGACATTTGTATATACTTGTTCATTTCtgtaaaaaattgtaaagGAAGTTGCAACAGAAACAATCTATCTATATGGACTTCGTCTTAATGTGGGAGAAAGGGCACGATTGTCATTGGAGCCTTCATCAAGAAGAATCTCCTTAGGAGAGGTAATTCAATGACTCACCTAATAGTATGCTGCTGTACTTTTACAGTCTTCCAATTGTTAAACAGTGGCTTACATCTGCTTTATGATTGTTTTAAAGGTTGGACCAATTGATGTTAAACTTACTTCGGACAAAGTGTGGATTCTCAAGGAAGATGGCTTCATAATGCAAGAATTACATAGTAATGACTCCACCGAGTAAGTTCACTGAATGTTGCACTTTGTTATTGCTCTTCATTTGCTGTGTATTTTAAATGGTTGCATAGTTTCTGCTgagaattttttcaaaaccaaaTAGTTTGAGCATAGGTCCCTGCTTCGAAATGGTACAGTATTAGTTGCTGTTTTCTGGCCTTTGGGAATATatgaactaaattaattttctgtttCTGGTATCCCTGGAGTTATACCTTCTTTTATCACCTAACCTTGTTTTGACAGCTTTGATCAATCATTTCTCTTTCAAAGTTTGACTTACAGAGACCTTAATTTTTAGGGGGTTAGCCCATTGCTATGCATTGCAAGAAAATTTGGTTGCTGACCTGCTATTTCAGAGTTCTAAACATTCTTCAGATGATCTTCTTTGGCTGGCCTATTCAGCATTTTCTTCAGCAGAGGTACATAATGATTACATTTGTACCTGTTTgtctttataaattataacaaatCAATGGTCATCATATATCAAGTCCTAGTCTTTTCTGCCTTTATGAATAAATGAGTATTGGGCATTCTTTGAGAAGCTTGCCCATACTTCTTCAGAATATGTGAAATGCTAAGTGGTGAACTTGGTCACTGGTAGAAAACCGTTGTGCCGCCAGTTCATACTTCATAGTCTTGGTGTTCTTCTTGTATGCCTCTAGAAATTTAGTTTGTGATATACTTTAGGCATGTGCTGTTTGCTGGGTTTACCAAATTTGATGGACTGTGTAGGCTGAAATTAATCTGAATACAGTGTGACACTATGATTCTCAGGTTATGCGTATTATGATGAGAGTTTCATGaacaatttatttcattttggagTACGGCAGCagaaaaacatttttttggtGCAAAATTAGCATACCAACATGTGAAACATTTTAGTATATGTCGATATGTGACATATCTCAATACAGTGTGACAATCTGAACATATCTCAATACAGTGTGACATACCAAATATGGTGGACTGTGTAGGCTGAAATTAATCTGAATACAGTGTGACACTATGATTCTCAGGTTATGCGTATTATGATGAGAGTTTCATGAACAAAAtagttatttcattttggagTACGGCAGCagaaaaacatttttttggtGCAAAATTAGCATACCAACATGTGAAACATTTTAGTATATGTCGATATGTGACAATCTCGGTGCTACCTTGTATGTACAAGGAGTTATGTTGATGGCATTTCAGTCACAAGAAATAGAGAGATTAAGCATCCTAAATTTGCCAAGCAACTTCAAGCTTGATATTTCGAGCTTCAAGATTATATATGTTGCTGTTATATGTGAAACTACTGCATAACTGCAAGCTGTTGGTAAATATTTCTTGATATACAGGAGGAAATCGCACCATTTCTATCTTCTGTGTTTTTCCATGCATTGCTTTCTCCTGGGGTTCATTGCAATGCTGTTATCAGACAAACTTTAGTAGATTACCAGAAGCACTTCACTGATTCTGAGTTTGGTTCATTCACTGTTGAAGGTCTGAAGAGTGAGATTTTGTCATTGATCGAACATCAGGTATATTAATACATTTCATGATAATTGTGGTCCATTCATAACTCTATTTTTGTATCCCTCCTCTCCAGGATAAGTTTCTGCACCTTTGGTTTAGTGGAATTCACCCTTCAGAGTCTTTATTTCCTTAACCCTACTTTGGATCTTTGAAGCCACATGCATGAATTGAATAGTTGGCTCtataagtattaaaaaaaattgcctGCTTTTATTGGTTAAGCtcgagttaaaaaaaattctattggCCACTGCCTGTATAAACTACATATTTTGTTACGACAAGGGTCAACTTGAATGACACATGATGAATGTGCCATCTGCCTTGTAGTCGGGGTTGGTGCTGCCTTTTGTCTTTTATTTACCTATCTTAAAAAGGATGAAAGTCAAGGATACTGGTAATTGATGCATATCCTTCTGTAGGGTGGAAGTGACAGTCCAGTTTCCattcttcaattttggaaaGCTTTCTGTGCCCGCTATGTAAATAATTGGTGTAAATACAATGCAGCATATGGTTTGGTCATGGATCCATCCACAGGTGCTTTTGTTATAGTTAGGAACTATACAATCTCTCTATGCCGTGGCTTGGAGGATGTGGAGCATATCATATATGGTAAATCTGGCTTTTTTATCAGTGTCGGATTATTTGCTTGAGCTCTGCGACCTTGTAATCAAATCTATTTACTGCAAGTTAATCTAATGCATAATCTCCTTGACATATATGTCTCCAGATTCTTTTGAGAACCAGAAAAAGTATATAGGCTGTGAGCTGGATGATTTGGGTGATGAGTTGGAAAGAAATATTCTCTTTGAGTTTCTACAATGTGTTCAAAATGTGAGCCAGCAGTTGGGAAAAGCGTCatcaactattttttgtgaatcaCTTCTTAGAACACCTCATATATCTTTCGAGGAGGTTGTTACCCGTCTTCTAAAGATTCTAGAAACTGGATACAGCTCTTCAACTGCAGCAATTCTAATACCAGAACTTGGAGGTGATGCTGCCCTGGAAAAAGAATTGTCAAATCACAGAAACCTAAGAAAATTCTCCACAAATATGTTTTTGTCCTTTCATGAATTGTGCCATAAAGCTAACTCATGGAAAAAGGTTTTAGACGTGGTTGAGAGCTACTTAAAGTTTTTAGTGCCTCATAAAATTGTACTTAAATCGGATGAAGCTGGACCATTCCATATAAATGGTTCTGCAATAGTGCACTCCACGTCCCAAATCGCTAAAGTGATGTTTGATTCCGGGTTGGATATTTGTATGCTGCTAAGCTATATGACTAGCATCAGTGGGCAGGTCAGTTTGCATTATATTGTACATATGGTACATTGCATTGTTTCTGAAATAACTTTTGGTCATGTGTAGaagaaattattgtatttttattcaGCATTTGCGGCATAGCTACCTTAAAAAAGGTTATGGTTTCCCTGTTAATCTACCCTTTTAACTATTTTGTTGTCACTAGACTCTTGATGAACAAGCcttgaaatagaaataatttttgaaataccTAGAAAGCTTTAAAGACCTATTACCTGGATTCTTCATGCccagttttattttattagttacaAGCTATTCTTTTCGGTACATTTCCTTAATGAAGAACACAATCTTAATTTCTGATCTATGAAATTATAACTCTGTCCTGTAAATGGCTACATTAGCGGGATCACTTTCCCTTCCATTTGTATTCTGTTCCTTTGCACAAAATATTATGGATTATACATGCCTCATTTCCTCTgtctgaaatttttttttgctacaCAAGTTTCTGACATTGTTGGCATGCATTATTTGTTAAATGGTGATGGTTGTGTCTTAATGTGATTGCATTAACAATTCATTTACAGTTTAgttcaatgtaataatattaagCAATATCTGCCATCTATCCAGAGCTCCCTTTTGATGTTGGAAAATTTTGCTGTCCATGTGATTTGCTCTTTTTTAGTTCGATGGAATAATAATTAAGCAATGTGATTTGCATCAACAATTCATTTACAGTTTTTATAACTATTGGTCATGCATATGTTTAAGTGGTGCTTTCTTAGTTGTGAGAGCCTCTATTAGAATGGAACTACTGTGTCCACCCCACCCTACTGCACCCGATTTTTTCTCAATAGTTTTGTTTTGGGGGTTTAACTGCTTGTATAAATCATTTCTAAAACAGTTGCAGTTCCCTTTCTCGGTAAGAAACATAAGTTTGGTTAGAGCTTACAGCTCAATATGATTTCGGTGAAGCAACTTAATTCCCTTTCTTATGCAGCTTAAAATGTCATATGATGACGTTTCACGGATTAAAGTAGAGTTAATACCAATGATTCAAGAAATTACGACAGAATGGCATATTATCCATTACTTGGGTACCACACCATGTGAATCACATTCACCGGCAATTGAAGATTTCAGTCATAAACTTTCATCCTTACAAATTGGTAGGATCATATCAGATGTGAATTCACTTTCTGTTGCTCCCTTTGCTTCTAGATTACCACTTGCATACTTATAATTAGACATCAGCATTAGATATTAATGAGCTTCATCactatagttttattttactagTTTGAGGTGAGAGCTATATGTGATTATTTGGCCTAACTTCTGCTAatggtctctctctctctctcatcagATTGCAGTGGGGATAAAAGATTGTGGAATGCGAAGCTTgggaattttgaattttcattgGCACATATCCTACTATTGAGCATGCAAGGTTCCTCCGGAGAATTTGGAAAGCTCTTTTTCAGTCAACTTCCAAATCCTATCAGCTTGGTTACTTTAAGTAGGGGGCTTATCAGCTGGATAATTTGGGGAAGAAGTGGCAAAGAATCTTCTGTATTTTTCAGCAATTCAACTGAACTTGCACTGATATTACTTATGAACAATCAGTATAGTGCTACTGaggtttatttcttttatccCTAAACTCCTGTACTCTCGTGTTAGATTTCAGAAGGATTCCTGAGATGATGTCTTACTTTTGCTAGTATTTACTCACTTTGGTGGATGCGTATTCACGCAAGGAGAAAAGTTTTGGAAGTCTTCAAGCTATGGATGGCAAATTGGCTTTGCTGTCCCATCTTCTTGGATGTTGTCTAGTTGTTCAGACACAATATGGACTGCATGGACCAGTTAAGGATAGAAAAATTGCAGAAGCGCTTCCCTGCTTTTTCAGGTATCAGATGATTTTACCGCTATAGGTCTGTGTCTATTTGAAATGAATTA is drawn from Salvia hispanica cultivar TCC Black 2014 chromosome 6, UniMelb_Shisp_WGS_1.0, whole genome shotgun sequence and contains these coding sequences:
- the LOC125193138 gene encoding nuclear pore complex protein NUP160 isoform X2, which translates into the protein MATSNHWRMAGMEVPLLSTDSIEWRQLSVPSTSTYTPNNDNSIAKDFASSCAVGNPPSYFIWKTSRSKAHVLEILQLKDTPTIGLRLVFPDSLFPFAFICKSRETNVASGDCLVLYALTISGVAYAIRLKSNFDYGTSSFVPASEVLEYNIHVQPHSGTITAVAASEGCLLIGRSDGSISCFQLGILDPSTPGFVSELRDDAGFGRLWGILSRSPNLAAVVDLVVSEVNQRKLLFVLHSDGSFRVWDLLSRSKLFSHAMPVPASTGAFVRLWVGEANIVTWVIPLAMLHGQNLEVATETIYLYGLRLNVGERARLSLEPSSRRISLGEVGPIDVKLTSDKVWILKEDGFIMQELHSNDSTEGLAHCYALQENLVADLLFQSSKHSSDDLLWLAYSAFSSAEEEIAPFLSSVFFHALLSPGVHCNAVIRQTLVDYQKHFTDSEFGSFTVEGLKSEILSLIEHQGGSDSPVSILQFWKAFCARYVNNWCKYNAAYGLVMDPSTGAFVIVRNYTISLCRGLEDVEHIIYDSFENQKKYIGCELDDLGDELERNILFEFLQCVQNVSQQLGKASSTIFCESLLRTPHISFEEVVTRLLKILETGYSSSTAAILIPELGGDAALEKELSNHRNLRKFSTNMFLSFHELCHKANSWKKVLDVVESYLKFLVPHKIVLKSDEAGPFHINGSAIVHSTSQIAKVMFDSGLDICMLLSYMTSISGQLKMSYDDVSRIKVELIPMIQEITTEWHIIHYLGTTPCESHSPAIEDFSHKLSSLQIDCSGDKRLWNAKLGNFEFSLAHILLLSMQGSSGEFGKLFFSQLPNPISLVTLSRGLISWIIWGRSGKESSVFFSNSTELALILLMNNQYSATEYLLTLVDAYSRKEKSFGSLQAMDGKLALLSHLLGCCLVVQTQYGLHGPVKDRKIAEALPCFFRAASIERSSEAIQSLPPEAGWFKVDFSSSPSTAAWKLHYYQWVMQLFEQYNLSEAACQFALAALEQVDESLGTEGSTYNGNLGESVTTVKGRLWANVFKLTLDLNNYHDAYCAIISNPDEESKIICLRRFVIVLYERGAIKILCNGQLPLIGLVEKVERELAWKAARSDISAKPNPFKLLYAFEVHRHNWRRAASYIYRYSVRLRADAAVKDHQLRSFTLQERVNGLAAAINALQLVHPSYAWIDAPVDDISYDKEIYPNKKARITMPEQSLTGDSLPQKLPSYLDIEKLEKEFVLASAEYLLSLANIKWSFTGTDKSSADLIDLLVESSSYDMAFTVILKFWKGSGLKRELERVFITMALKCCPSRLGASLPGR